One genomic window of Arachis hypogaea cultivar Tifrunner chromosome 8, arahy.Tifrunner.gnm2.J5K5, whole genome shotgun sequence includes the following:
- the LOC112705666 gene encoding uncharacterized protein, whose translation MQATAMIQILVSLVLQLLVLKGGADYIPPSRLEGFVYQPRPFDWDDTVLIEAFYDPVCPDSRDSWPPLKKAIHHYGHRVQLVVHLLPLPYHDNAYVASRALHIVNGLNSSATFPLLEWFFKHQEKFYNAPTKNLSRASIVEKIVNSAAKVAGSSYHTAIKNGFNDTQSDYQTRVSFKYSTSRGVYGTPFFYVNGFLLPDTGSAVDYNAWRKVIDPLVGAKSVKNEESLHYFL comes from the exons ATGCAAGCGACGGCGATGATACAGATACTGGTATCATTGGTGCTGCAGTTACTGGTTTTGAAGGGTGGTGCCGATTATATTCCGCCGTCAAGATTGGAAGGGTTCGTGTACCAGCCTCGGCCATTCGATTGGGACGACACCGTTCTGATTGAAGCGTTCTACGATCCGGTGTGTCCTGATAGCAGGGATTCTTGGCCCCCACTCAAGAAAGCTATCCACCATTATGGCCATCGAGTTCAACTCGTTGTTCATCTCCTTCCTTTACC TTACCATGACAACGCTTATGTTGCGTCTCGTGCTTTGCACATTGTGAATGGATTGAACTCATCGGCAACATTCCCCTTGTTGGAATGGTTCTTCAAGCATCAG GAGAAATTCTACAATGCTCCAACGAAGAACTTGTCTAGGGCTTCTATTGTGGAGAAGATAGTGAATTCTGCAGCAAAAGTAGCTGGCAGCTCTTATCATACTGCCATAAAGAATGGATTCAACGACACCCAAAGTGATTACCAAACTAGAGTTTCTTTCAAG TATTCAACTTCGAGAGGGGTGTATGGAACGCCTTTCTTCTATGTGAATGGATTCTTGTTGCCGGATACTGGATCCGCCGTTGATTACAACGCATGGAGGAAGGTCATTGATCCATTGGTTGGTGCAAAGAGTGTAAAAAATGAAGAATCCCTTCACTACTTCTTGTAA